In one window of Ruminococcus hominis DNA:
- a CDS encoding helix-turn-helix domain-containing protein produces MAIGERIHFFRILRGMTQKYLGTIVGFPERSADVRLAQYETGTRKPKAELTAALAQALDVSPHALDVPDIDSYIGLMHTLFTLEDLYGLTVSESDGEICLKVDTSKGKDAHELQKMLYAWKEQADKLSSEEISKDKYNEWRYHYPEFDTTQTWAKVPSQALSDALINSLKEEHL; encoded by the coding sequence ATGGCGATTGGAGAGAGAATCCATTTTTTCCGCATTCTGCGTGGGATGACACAAAAATATCTTGGTACGATTGTCGGCTTTCCTGAGCGAAGTGCCGATGTACGTTTAGCACAATACGAAACAGGAACAAGAAAACCGAAGGCGGAACTTACTGCTGCACTGGCACAGGCTCTGGATGTTTCCCCTCATGCCCTCGATGTGCCTGACATTGACAGCTATATCGGACTGATGCACACTTTATTTACCCTTGAAGATTTGTACGGTCTGACTGTCAGTGAATCAGACGGAGAAATCTGTCTGAAAGTCGATACTTCCAAAGGCAAAGATGCTCACGAACTCCAGAAAATGCTGTATGCCTGGAAAGAACAGGCTGACAAGCTATCTTCTGAGGAAATCAGTAAAGACAAATACAATGAGTGGCGTTACCACTACCCAGAATTTGATACTACGCAAACATGGGCAAAAGTCCCATCACAGGCACTTAGCGACGCTCTAATAAATTCTTTAAAGGAGGAACAT